The following coding sequences lie in one Lolium perenne isolate Kyuss_39 chromosome 2, Kyuss_2.0, whole genome shotgun sequence genomic window:
- the LOC127333978 gene encoding EPIDERMAL PATTERNING FACTOR-like protein 2 — MVHFLQCSGSTHMPLPLFFVFFLSVLLFASMEAAHSDGAGRLPLRLLEIGTSKEQEDEARGEMMKMERRSLIGSRPPRCERVCMSCGHCEAVQVPVAPQHHKKKAGQERPVVSAIGAAMFTTYRVNGGLSDYKPLSWKCRCGGIILDP, encoded by the exons ATGGTCCATTTCCTGCAATGCAGCGGCAGTACCCACATGCCATTGCctctcttcttcgtcttcttcctctccgTGCTCTTGTTCGCCTCCATGGAGGCTGCGCATTCAGATGGCGCCG GGAGGTTGCCACTGAGATTACTAGAGATTGGCACCAGTAAG GAGCAAGAGGACGAAGCCAGAGGGGAGATGATGAAGATGGAAAGGAGGAGCCTGATCGGATCAAGGCCACCAAGGTGTGAGAGGGTGTGCATGTCCTGTGGCCACTGCGAGGCAGTGCAGGTGCCAGTAGCGCCACAACATCACAAGAAGAAAGCTGGCCAAGAACGCCCTGTGGTGAGTGCCATAGGTGCAGCCATGTTCACCACCTACAGGGTGAATGGAGGCCTCTCAGACTACAAGCCACTAAGCTGGAAATGCAGGTGTGGAGGCATAATCCTTGATCCATGA